One stretch of Stanieria cyanosphaera PCC 7437 DNA includes these proteins:
- a CDS encoding WYL domain-containing protein produces MSEPVLCHCLIGIPGSGKSTVAKHLSKLIPNAVIVSSDLIRFQVYGDENTQGDWQLINQRASVQIRAAIADGIPVIYDATNAKRAWRMSFLMQLQDVNAEWLGWWLKIPVAKCQQWNKQRERRVPNEIIKTFNTNLQKFPPITAEGFVAINEIKYHQNKLILETIPAQIDNLTRRRINSKNRVKNYELHQYSRLLDFDRLMHLIALILRYPGVGNLQQSAPQVLENILGKVPIFTSSVAEISALMSKISGEIYSDRVALERDLFWLETNEILTLNYTCKELELTSLDAPALITHAYSDREPFTRLIETIRFILHNPLLFNPESGSLPTLVSQLKARGLVHGKCQSIIRKDIEIVLKPYQILPEGQMKKGYFAGNAVFSNYELKTIFDRLIIPNLKHIEDPVYLDIYQKLKNKIDASKLYENSEKSYPVRAMKDTSIVDTNKLIKLSNLPLLYKNLEILEDAIATGKLLKLNSIQGSAFFADNVRGSFEAYPIQLVFHDIAWYLGFEYAPKEKNAGLLKFERLDRLTLEGVFEARSQSQQLKSLHNLIELYRATPSLFIGKTVEQQQKFLNTDKQQDSDIKTTVKLWFKDEIFRFIAEGTKRYPASNMKMSPPKERESFYKISFGQIFTLKSSDDPNFPNRLHLKLPQWSLEDVYLKRWILGFDGDVKVVAPPELVRQIKNCGEAISNNY; encoded by the coding sequence ATGAGTGAACCTGTACTGTGTCATTGTTTAATTGGCATACCCGGTAGTGGCAAATCTACCGTTGCCAAACACTTATCTAAACTGATTCCGAATGCTGTAATCGTCTCATCAGATCTGATTCGCTTCCAAGTTTATGGAGATGAAAATACCCAAGGAGACTGGCAATTAATCAATCAACGAGCGAGCGTACAAATTCGAGCAGCTATAGCTGATGGCATACCAGTTATTTATGATGCTACCAACGCCAAACGAGCTTGGCGAATGTCTTTTTTAATGCAACTACAAGATGTCAATGCCGAGTGGTTGGGTTGGTGGCTCAAAATTCCCGTAGCCAAGTGTCAACAGTGGAATAAACAGCGCGAGCGTAGAGTGCCGAATGAAATTATCAAAACTTTTAATACTAATTTACAAAAGTTTCCCCCCATAACAGCAGAAGGTTTTGTAGCTATCAATGAAATTAAATATCATCAAAATAAATTAATTCTTGAAACAATACCAGCCCAGATTGATAATTTAACCAGAAGGCGAATTAACTCTAAAAACCGTGTCAAAAATTACGAACTGCATCAATATTCGCGTTTATTAGATTTCGACCGCTTAATGCATTTAATCGCTCTAATTCTGCGCTATCCAGGAGTAGGAAATTTACAACAATCCGCTCCTCAAGTATTAGAAAATATTTTAGGTAAAGTTCCTATTTTTACTTCTTCTGTGGCAGAAATTAGTGCTTTAATGAGTAAAATTTCTGGGGAAATATATAGCGACCGAGTTGCGTTAGAGCGAGATTTATTCTGGTTAGAAACTAATGAAATTTTAACCCTTAACTATACCTGCAAAGAATTAGAGTTAACTTCTTTGGATGCACCCGCTTTAATTACTCACGCTTATTCAGACCGCGAACCTTTCACAAGATTAATCGAAACAATTCGTTTTATTCTGCATAATCCCCTACTTTTTAATCCCGAATCCGGTAGTTTGCCAACTTTAGTTTCCCAATTAAAAGCAAGAGGATTAGTTCACGGAAAATGCCAGAGTATCATTCGTAAAGATATTGAAATAGTTTTAAAACCCTATCAGATTTTACCCGAGGGACAAATGAAAAAAGGTTATTTTGCTGGCAATGCAGTTTTTTCTAACTACGAGCTAAAAACTATATTCGACCGATTAATTATTCCCAACCTGAAACATATAGAAGATCCCGTTTATTTAGATATTTATCAAAAGCTCAAAAATAAAATTGATGCTAGTAAATTATACGAAAATTCGGAAAAATCTTATCCCGTTCGGGCAATGAAAGATACGAGTATTGTCGATACGAATAAACTAATTAAATTGAGTAACTTACCCCTGCTGTATAAAAATCTAGAAATTTTAGAAGATGCGATCGCGACAGGTAAATTACTTAAATTAAATTCTATTCAAGGCAGTGCTTTTTTTGCCGATAATGTACGAGGAAGTTTCGAGGCATATCCGATTCAATTAGTTTTTCACGATATTGCTTGGTATTTGGGTTTTGAATACGCACCAAAGGAAAAAAACGCAGGATTATTAAAATTTGAACGTTTAGATCGTTTGACTTTAGAAGGAGTTTTTGAAGCTCGCAGCCAATCACAACAATTAAAATCACTCCATAATTTAATTGAACTTTATCGTGCCACTCCTAGTCTATTTATTGGTAAAACTGTCGAACAGCAACAAAAGTTTTTAAATACAGATAAACAGCAAGATTCAGACATAAAAACCACGGTTAAATTATGGTTTAAAGATGAGATTTTTCGTTTTATTGCTGAGGGAACGAAAAGATATCCTGCTTCTAATATGAAAATGTCTCCTCCTAAAGAAAGAGAAAGTTTTTATAAGATAAGTTTTGGTCAGATTTTTACTTTAAAATCTTCTGACGATCCTAATTTTCCCAATCGATTGCACTTAAAATTGCCTCAATGGTCTTTAGAAGATGTCTATCTAAAACGCTGGATTTTAGGTTTTGATGGTGATGTCAAAGTAGTCGCTCCCCCAGAATTAGTCCGACAAATTAAGAATTGTGGTGAGGCGATCTCCAATAATTATTAA
- a CDS encoding nSTAND1 domain-containing NTPase, translating to MSLITAASSKLWIVLIGVTQYQDENIEDLKFCANDCRGLMEALKIATQSFHGTEIIAHYDGASHSPELASIITSIQKFGDAQAEDTVLFYFSGHGFLDRDNNPILCVADTELADLAGTGLKLETVLDVLTECQAKHQVVWLDACQQKLNIQSNSNPNAQLLDALKEQAEQSQNFSAILSCDRHECSWEIPELGHGLFTYYLIQGLRGKAADPEGIIEVKELFKYVRDRLKQYLDNWNSPQHLETTRVKSDKGIVINPTPPKRSQTPQQIFRGSADIVLGRAVNHTEREALVIKTLAFSESTVNLCQILQGKGGFRVDYCFPEAKQEEELETAIASCLQSDRSKTVLLYLAGKIVETDKNVYQLWLNDSAYITFNWLKSQLDKSSINSKIVIIDGYGANNLDNCLNILQPNAQSNQSIIAATIETGNQGKFIAQLLAILQTAADFDREFWVAELITQLQKARQLNPEIVLKSWLSGATEVLDILLPQVERSPVTFDANYCPYKGLLAFTKQDSNFFYGREALTQKIVSQLKNTSFLAILGASGSGKSSVVQAGVLPQLETKGLYCNRTNQLQLCQTWVMLPGDNPISALAKSIAPNDSEVLEGVIHAGVEAFISWLQQQSKPISVLLIDQFEELFNLTPDSDRHTFLDFILSLSDRASDCLKVIITLRDDFTQECAEFPQLAKKIQQSYILVLSYFTEDQYRQIITQPARQVGLTVEEALVNVLVEEVQTGSLPLLQFALEELWCKRTPGSLTLQDYQQHIGGIAKILEKKADLTYQSLTKAQQECAQWIFLSLVQLGEGKEDTRRPMLRSQLLVSKYDKDQASRQLFQSTLQALIEARLIVVSLEENNIAVDASNSQDCSQNLEETTQKLLISSNYDVNVEVIHEILIRNWQTLRWWLDKNRDRLRLMRELQQKTDEWEQTHSSQKDGFLLPEAALAKYEEFYINNPDELPTRVHQFMGLSIEKRDRLKKAEIIRLEREIKLRKTAQRRAKFLAIAFIVAIGLTGVAIWKGHQSNINEINALINTSEAQLALNQNFESLLTKLKIGRKIQNNRFGVDNQTKIKLIGGLHNVLYQIREFNRIQGHTDLIRSVAFSPDGKIIASASLDNTVKLWNREGKLLHTLNGHTSDVRSVAFSPDNKTIASASRDGTVKLWNADGELLHTLIGHTDWVQRVAFSPDGKMIASTSFDGTIRLWNLQGNLLHTLTGHQISVKADSIKSITFSPDIQTIASGGTDGTIKLWNLQGKLIRSFKAHGRSVEKVLFSSDGQTIISAGWEGTVDQYNTVTNEDNAVKVWNLEGKLLKSLTKDVGNIYVYGVAFSSDTKMIASATDYHTIQIRNFEGNLLYSFAGDTSSSSVSAMAFSPDNKTFVVASENGTLRFWNLDKPLINTVECGSRYYVDEITFNADGKVILPFTISDGIIKLCSPEGKVLHTLKGHTDVITEIAFSRDRQILASASWDKTVRLWSIDGKLLHTLTGHTKGVTGVAFSPDGQTIASASWDNTIKLWSIDGKLLHTLTGHTESVTKVLFSPDGQTIASVTGKKIKFWNKDGKLLHTFQGKTVVFSPDSQIIAVGNYKEIKLWNKDGKLLHTLNGHRTIENIVFSPDSQIIAVGNYKEIKLWNKDGKLLHTLNGHSSTVNQIIFSPDNQIIASASQDNTIKLWSIDGELLHTLLGHSVSVNQIVFSPDGKTLISGSYDRTAKFWSLDLDDLLTRGCDWARDYLTNNPNVSENDHHICDGI from the coding sequence ATGTCTCTTATTACAGCAGCATCTTCTAAACTCTGGATCGTTTTAATCGGCGTTACTCAATATCAAGATGAGAATATTGAAGACTTAAAGTTTTGTGCTAATGACTGTCGGGGTTTGATGGAAGCTTTAAAGATTGCTACCCAAAGCTTTCACGGGACAGAAATTATCGCTCATTATGATGGTGCGTCTCATTCTCCCGAATTAGCTTCGATTATTACCAGTATTCAAAAGTTTGGCGATGCCCAAGCTGAAGACACGGTGTTATTCTATTTTTCAGGACATGGTTTTCTAGATCGCGATAACAACCCCATCTTATGCGTTGCCGATACCGAGTTGGCAGATTTGGCAGGTACGGGATTAAAGTTAGAGACGGTTTTAGATGTATTAACAGAGTGCCAAGCCAAGCATCAAGTTGTCTGGTTGGATGCCTGTCAGCAAAAGCTCAATATTCAGAGTAATAGTAATCCTAACGCTCAATTATTGGATGCTTTAAAAGAACAAGCCGAACAAAGTCAGAATTTCTCGGCTATATTATCGTGCGATCGCCACGAATGTTCTTGGGAAATCCCTGAATTAGGTCATGGTTTATTTACCTACTATCTAATTCAAGGTTTGCGGGGCAAGGCAGCAGATCCAGAGGGCATAATTGAAGTTAAGGAGTTATTTAAGTATGTACGCGATCGCCTGAAGCAATATCTCGATAACTGGAATAGTCCCCAACACCTAGAAACTACCAGGGTGAAGTCCGATAAGGGAATAGTTATTAATCCAACTCCACCCAAACGTTCTCAAACTCCCCAACAGATTTTCCGAGGTTCGGCGGATATTGTTTTAGGCAGGGCGGTTAATCATACTGAAAGGGAAGCTTTAGTTATTAAAACCCTGGCGTTTTCGGAATCTACAGTAAATCTTTGTCAGATCCTTCAAGGCAAAGGTGGTTTTAGGGTAGATTATTGTTTTCCCGAAGCCAAACAGGAAGAAGAATTAGAAACCGCGATCGCATCTTGTTTGCAGTCGGATCGAAGTAAAACCGTCTTGCTTTATTTGGCAGGGAAGATTGTCGAGACGGATAAAAATGTCTATCAATTATGGCTGAATGACTCGGCTTATATTACTTTTAACTGGCTAAAATCTCAGCTAGATAAATCTTCCATCAATTCCAAGATTGTAATTATTGATGGTTATGGGGCAAACAACCTCGATAATTGCTTAAATATCCTCCAGCCTAATGCCCAAAGCAATCAGAGTATTATTGCTGCTACTATCGAAACAGGAAACCAAGGGAAATTCATCGCTCAACTGCTAGCCATCTTACAAACCGCAGCCGACTTTGATCGTGAATTTTGGGTGGCGGAATTAATTACCCAATTACAAAAAGCCCGTCAATTAAATCCAGAAATAGTTTTAAAATCTTGGCTTTCGGGGGCGACGGAAGTATTAGATATCCTCTTACCCCAAGTCGAGCGATCGCCTGTTACTTTTGATGCTAATTATTGTCCCTATAAGGGTTTGTTGGCATTTACCAAGCAAGATAGTAATTTCTTCTACGGTAGAGAAGCCTTAACTCAAAAAATTGTCAGTCAGTTAAAAAACACCTCTTTCTTAGCAATCTTAGGTGCTTCGGGGAGTGGTAAATCTTCCGTGGTGCAAGCAGGAGTCTTACCCCAACTAGAAACCAAAGGACTATATTGCAATCGCACCAACCAATTACAACTTTGTCAAACTTGGGTAATGCTCCCTGGGGATAATCCCATTTCTGCTTTGGCTAAAAGTATTGCACCCAATGATTCAGAGGTTTTAGAAGGAGTAATTCATGCAGGGGTAGAAGCTTTTATTTCTTGGTTACAGCAACAGTCCAAGCCAATATCCGTATTACTTATCGATCAATTTGAAGAACTATTTAATTTAACCCCAGACAGCGATCGCCATACATTTCTCGATTTCATTTTAAGCCTCAGCGATCGCGCCTCAGATTGTTTGAAAGTCATAATTACTCTACGGGATGACTTTACCCAAGAATGTGCGGAATTTCCCCAACTAGCCAAAAAAATCCAACAATCTTATATCTTAGTTCTGTCTTACTTCACCGAAGACCAATATCGCCAAATCATCACCCAACCCGCCCGTCAAGTCGGTTTAACAGTAGAAGAGGCATTAGTAAATGTTCTGGTGGAAGAAGTTCAAACAGGAAGCCTACCTCTCTTACAATTTGCCTTAGAAGAATTATGGTGCAAACGCACCCCAGGTAGTTTAACCCTCCAAGACTACCAACAACATATCGGCGGAATTGCCAAAATCCTAGAGAAAAAAGCCGATTTAACTTATCAAAGCCTAACCAAAGCTCAACAAGAATGCGCTCAATGGATTTTCTTATCCTTAGTTCAATTAGGAGAGGGAAAAGAAGATACCCGTCGCCCCATGCTGCGCTCGCAATTGTTGGTTTCTAAGTACGATAAAGACCAAGCTAGTCGCCAATTATTTCAATCGACTCTCCAGGCTTTAATCGAGGCGAGGTTGATTGTGGTTAGCTTGGAAGAAAATAACATTGCTGTCGATGCGAGTAACTCGCAAGATTGCTCCCAAAATTTGGAGGAAACAACCCAAAAATTACTTATTTCAAGCAATTATGACGTTAACGTAGAAGTTATTCACGAAATCCTGATTCGTAACTGGCAAACTTTAAGGTGGTGGCTGGATAAAAATCGCGATCGCTTGCGATTGATGCGAGAACTTCAACAGAAAACAGACGAATGGGAACAAACACACAGTAGCCAAAAAGATGGTTTTTTGTTGCCCGAAGCTGCTTTAGCTAAATACGAAGAATTTTATATTAATAACCCCGATGAACTTCCAACACGAGTGCATCAATTTATGGGGTTATCGATTGAGAAACGCGATCGCCTCAAGAAAGCAGAGATAATACGTCTAGAAAGAGAAATAAAACTTCGTAAAACTGCCCAAAGACGGGCTAAATTTTTAGCGATCGCTTTTATAGTAGCTATAGGTTTGACTGGAGTTGCTATTTGGAAAGGACATCAATCTAACATTAACGAAATCAATGCTTTAATTAATACTTCTGAAGCACAATTAGCATTAAACCAAAATTTTGAGTCTTTACTAACTAAGTTAAAAATAGGAAGAAAAATTCAAAACAACAGATTCGGTGTAGATAATCAAACAAAAATTAAATTAATAGGAGGATTGCACAATGTTCTTTATCAAATTAGAGAATTCAATCGAATACAAGGACATACCGATCTGATTAGAAGTGTAGCCTTTAGTCCCGATGGCAAAATAATCGCTTCTGCTAGTCTAGATAATACAGTTAAACTTTGGAACAGAGAAGGAAAATTACTTCATACTTTAAATGGTCATACTAGCGACGTTAGAAGTGTAGCCTTTAGTCCCGATAATAAAACCATTGCTTCTGCAAGTCGAGATGGAACAGTTAAACTATGGAATGCTGACGGAGAGTTACTTCACACTTTAATTGGTCATACAGATTGGGTTCAGAGAGTAGCATTTAGTCCCGATGGTAAAATGATTGCTTCTACAAGTTTTGACGGCACAATTAGACTATGGAATCTTCAAGGAAATTTGCTTCATACATTAACTGGTCATCAAATCTCTGTCAAAGCCGACTCTATTAAAAGCATCACTTTCAGTCCTGATATTCAGACTATTGCTTCAGGAGGTACAGATGGCACAATTAAACTCTGGAATCTTCAAGGTAAATTAATTCGTAGCTTCAAAGCCCACGGTCGTTCGGTTGAGAAAGTGTTATTTAGTTCTGATGGTCAAACAATCATTTCTGCTGGTTGGGAAGGTACAGTAGATCAATATAATACAGTTACAAATGAAGATAACGCAGTCAAAGTTTGGAATCTTGAAGGAAAGTTACTGAAAAGCCTAACTAAAGATGTAGGTAACATTTATGTTTATGGAGTCGCCTTTAGTTCTGATACTAAAATGATTGCTTCTGCTACTGACTACCACACCATTCAAATTCGCAATTTTGAAGGAAATTTGCTTTATAGCTTTGCTGGCGATACATCTTCTTCCTCTGTAAGCGCAATGGCATTTAGCCCTGATAACAAAACTTTCGTAGTTGCTAGCGAGAATGGCACGCTTAGGTTTTGGAATTTAGACAAACCTTTAATAAATACAGTGGAGTGCGGTAGTAGATATTATGTAGACGAGATAACATTCAATGCTGATGGTAAAGTTATACTTCCTTTTACCATTAGTGATGGAATAATTAAACTTTGTAGTCCCGAAGGAAAGGTATTACACACTTTAAAAGGACATACAGATGTCATAACTGAAATAGCATTCAGTCGCGATCGCCAAATTTTGGCTTCTGCTAGTTGGGATAAAACAGTGAGGCTGTGGAGTATTGACGGTAAATTACTTCATACTTTAACTGGACACACAAAAGGCGTTACTGGAGTAGCATTTAGCCCTGATGGTCAAACTATCGCTTCTGCTAGTTGGGATAATACAATTAAACTGTGGAGTATTGACGGTAAATTACTTCACACATTAACTGGACACACAGAAAGCGTTACCAAAGTATTATTCAGTCCTGATGGTCAAACTATTGCTTCTGTAACTGGTAAAAAAATCAAATTCTGGAATAAAGACGGTAAATTACTCCATACATTTCAGGGTAAGACAGTAGTTTTTAGTCCCGATAGCCAAATTATTGCTGTTGGTAATTATAAAGAAATAAAGCTTTGGAATAAAGATGGCAAATTACTTCATACTCTAAACGGTCATCGAACAATTGAAAACATAGTCTTTAGTCCCGATAGCCAAATTATTGCTGTTGGTAATTATAAAGAAATAAAACTTTGGAATAAAGATGGCAAATTACTTCATACCCTAAATGGTCACTCATCAACTGTCAATCAGATAATATTTAGTCCTGATAATCAAATTATCGCTTCTGCTAGTCAGGATAATACAATTAAACTATGGAGTATTGATGGTGAATTACTTCACACACTTTTAGGACATTCTGTTTCTGTCAATCAAATAGTATTTAGTCCAGATGGTAAAACTTTGATTTCTGGTAGTTACGATCGCACAGCAAAATTTTGGAGTTTAGATTTAGATGACTTACTTACACGGGGTTGTGATTGGGCGCGAGATTACTTAACCAATAACCCCAATGTTAGCGAAAACGATCACCATATCTGCGATGGAATTTAA